A single Hyperolius riggenbachi isolate aHypRig1 chromosome 12, aHypRig1.pri, whole genome shotgun sequence DNA region contains:
- the LOC137541008 gene encoding keratin-associated protein 16-1-like — translation MTSSSRDPELSVSTTGKPARAEVSTAAQRWSLGDTRCQPLICLISTTDRSCEPLICLISTTDRSCEPLICLISTTDKSCEPLICPVSTTDRRYRRCEPLICPVSTTDRTCEPLICPGSPPQTGDVSLLICPVSTTDRRCEPLICPVSTTDRRCEPLICPVSTTDRRYRRCEPLICLISTTDRSCEPLICLISTTDKSCEPLICPVSTTDRRCEPLICLGSPPQTRDTGDVSLLICPVSTTDRRCEPLICPVSTTDRRCEPLICPVSTTDRRCEPLICPGSPPQTRDTGDVSLCSAQSPPQTGDVSLLICPVSSTDRRCEPLICLVSATDRRCQPLICLVSATDRRYEPLICLVSTTDRRYRRYEPLICPVPTTDRRCQPLISLVSTTDRRYEPLISPVSTTDRRYEPLICPVPTTDRRCQPLISLVSITDRRYESLISLVSTTDRRYEPLICPVPTTDRRYEPLICPVPTTDRRCQPLISLVSITGRRYEPLIFPVSTTDRRYEPLICPVPTTDRRYEPLICPAPTTDRRCQPLISLVSTTDRRYEPLISPVSTTDRTCEPLICPVSSTDRTCEPLICPVSTTDRTCEPLICPVSTTGTDLMSLLVTGLLIRQGPGRLQTSDG, via the exons ACACGAGATGTCAGCCTCTGATCTGCCTGATCTCCACCACAGACAGGAGTTGTGAGCCTCTGATCTGCCTGATCTCCACCACAGACAGGAGTTGTGAGCCTCTGATCTGCCTGATCTCCACCACAGACAAGAGTTGTGAGCCTCTGATCTGCCCGGTCTCCACCACAGACAGGAGAT ACAGGAGATGTGAGCCTCTGATCTGCCCGGTCTCCACCACAGACAGGACATGTGAGCCTCTGATCTGCCCGGGCTCTCCACCACAGACAGGAGATGTGAGCCTCTTGATCTGCCCAGTCTCCACCACAGACCGGAGATGTGAGCCTCTGATCTGCCCGGTCTCCACCACAGACAGGAGATGTGAGCCTCTGATCTGCCCGGTCTCCACCACAGACAGGAGAT ACAGGAGATGTGAGCCTCTGATCTGCCTGATCTCCACCACAGACAGGAGTTGTGAGCCTCTGATCTGCCTGATCTCCACCACAGACAAGAGTTGTGAGCCTCTGATCTGCCCGGTCTCCACCACAGACAGGAGATGTGAGCCTCTGATCTGCCTGGGCTCTCCACCACAGACACGAGAT ACAGGAGATGTGAGCCTCTTGATCTGCCCAGTCTCCACCACAGACCGGAGATGTGAGCCTCTGATCTGCCCGGTCTCCACCACAGACAGGAGATGTGAGCCTCTGATCTGCCCGGTCTCCACCACAGACAGGAGATGTGAGCCTCTGATCTGCCCGGGCTCTCCACCACAGACACGAGAT ACAGGAGATGTGAGCCTCTGCTCTGCCCAGTCTCCACCACAGACAGGAGATGTGAGCCTCTTGATCTGCCCAGTCTCCAGCACAGACCGGAGATGTGAGCCTCTGATCTGCCTGGTCTCCGCCACAGACAGGAGATGTCAGCCTCTGATCTGCCTGGTCTCCGCCACAGACAGGAGATATGAGCCTCTGATCTGCCTGGTCTCCACCACAGACAGGAGAT ACAGGAGATATGAGCCTCTGATCTGCCCGGTCCCCACCACAGACAGGAGATGTCAGCCTCTGATCTCCCTGGTCTCCACCACAGACAGGAGATATGAGCCTCTGATCTCCCCGGTCTCCACCACAGACAGGAGATATGAGCCTCTGATCTGCCCGGTCCCCACCACAGACAGGAGATGTCAGCCTCTGATCTCCCTGGTCTCCATCACAGACAGGAGATATGAGTCTCTGATCTCCCTGGTCTCCACCACAGACAGGAGATATGAGCCTCTGATCTGCCCGGTCCCCACCACAGACAGGAGATATGAGCCTCTGATCTGCCCGGTCCCCACCACAGACAGGAGATGTCAGCCTCTGATCTCCCTGGTCTCCATCACAGGCAGGAGATATGAACCTCTGATCTTCCCGGTCTCCACCACAGACAGGCGATATGAGCCTCTGATCTGCCCAGTCCCCACCACAGACAGGAGATATGAGCCTCTGATCTGCCCGGCCCCCACCACAGACAGGAGATGTCAGCCTCTGATCTCCCTGGTCTCCACCACAGACAGGAGATATGAGCCTCTGATCTCCCCGGTCTCCACCACAGACAGGACATGTGAGCCTCTGATCTGCCCGGTCTCCTCCACAGACAGGACATGTGAGCCTCTGATCTGCCCGGTCTCCACCACAGACAGGACATGTGAGCCTCTGATCTGCCCGGTCTCCACCACAGGGACTGATCTCATGTCTCTGTTGGTTACTGGGCTGCTGATTAGACAAGGTCCAGGCAGGCTTCAAACTTCTGACGGCTAA